The following are encoded in a window of Castanea sativa cultivar Marrone di Chiusa Pesio chromosome 5, ASM4071231v1 genomic DNA:
- the LOC142635102 gene encoding uncharacterized protein LOC142635102 — protein MATQYILCGGKLYRRSYDGVHLRCLKREEAESVMEEVHQGICGPDMNGRMLTKKILRIWYYWNTIETDYVDYVISCHDCLTHINLNHVPHSELYSMTSPWPFLVWGIDVIVRIVLKASYRHEYILVAIDYFTKWVKAAFYFLLKAKHVARFLENIIICRFGVPQVIIYDNGSHFEGEVQRVIEEYGIEHHKSSPYRPQANGSMEAANKNVKNILAKMVEIQSLKVLVETKVLEEDWVKLRYEQLVLIDEKGARAQYRAQGYQKRIARAFNKKVKPRNLKEGDLVLKMLRDETFDPIGKIKPRWFGPFIIKKIMSGGATRITDLDGEEMFRPQRG, from the exons ATGGCAACCCAATACATCCTATGTGGAGGAAAACTCTATAGAAGATCCTATGATGGCGTTCACCTTCGTTGCTTGAAGAGAGAAGAAGCCGAGAGTGTAATGGAAGAAGTTCATCAAGGAATTTGTGGCCCTGATATGAATGGAAGAATGTTAACCAAGAAGATTCTAAGGATATGGTACTACTGGAATACAATTGAGACTGATTATGTGGACTATGTGATAAGCTGCCACGATTGTCTGACACACATCAACTTAAACCATGTTCCACATAGTGAGTTGTATAGCATGACTTCTCCATGGCCATTCTTAGTTTGGGGCATAGATGTGATTGTAAGGATAGTTCTTAAGGCTTCATATAGGCATGAGTACATTTTAGTGGCAATCgactatttcactaagtgggtgAAAGCGGCcttctattttttgttgaagGCTAAGCACGTAGCTCGATTCTTAGAAAACATCATCATATGTCGATTTGGGGTGCCCCAAGTGATCATTTACGATAATGGTTCCCACTTTGAAGGTGAAGTCCAAAGGGTCATAGAAGAATATGGCATTGAGCATCACAAGTCTTCACCATATCGACCACAAGCTAATGGGTCCATGGAAGCAGCCAATAAGAATGTGAAGAATATCCTAGCCAAGATG GTGGAGATACAATCTTTGAAGGTATTGGTAGAAACCAAGGTCCTAGAAGAAGATTGGGTTAAGCTGAGATATGAACAATTGGTTTTGATAGATGAGAAGGGAGCTAGGGCACAATACCGTGCACAAGGGTACCAAAAAAGGATTGCTAGAGCATTCAACAAGAAAGTGAAACCAAGAAACCTTAAAGAAGGGGACTTGGTTCTAAAGATGCTTAGAGATGAGACTTTTGATCCAATAGGAAAAATAAAGCCTAGGTGgtttgggccttttatcattaaaaaaatcatgtctgGAGGTGCTACAAGAATCACAGATTTAGATGGGGAAGAGATGTTTCGCCCCCAGCGTGGATAG
- the LOC142635103 gene encoding uncharacterized protein LOC142635103 has translation MDPLKYFFEKPTLSGRLSRWLILLVEFDLKSVASKTIKGSVISNFCAKNPTEGEDGKEDFPNEDILDVELRTWKMYFNRAANQYGNGIGILLITPEGSHIPLAIKFNFEVTNNIVEYEACISEMEALQEMGVKEAEVFGDSTLIIAQVQKLWKVKEEHLKPY, from the coding sequence ATGGACCCATTGAAGTACTTCTTTGAGAAGCCCACATTGAGTGGAAGATTGTCAAGATGGTTGATTTTATTGGTGGAATTCGATTTGAAGTCTGTGGCCAGCAAAACTATCAAGGGAAGCGTCATATCAAACTTTTGTGCCAAGAATCCCACAGAGGGGGAAGATGGTAAAGAAGATTTTCCAAATGAAGATATTTTGGATGTTGAGTTAAGGACATGGAAAATGTACTTCAATAGAGCCGCAAACCAATATGGGAATGGGATAGGAATACTCTTGATTACTCCCGAGGGATCTCACATACCTTTGGCAATCAAGTTTAACTTTGAAGTGACTAACAACATTGTTGAATATGAGGCTTGTATCTCCGAAATGGAAGCTCTTCAAGAAATGGGAGTAAAAGAGGCTGAAGTCTTTGGGGATTCAACTTTGATTATAGCCCAAGTGCAAAAGTTGTGGAAAGTGAAGGAAGAACATTTGAAGCCTTATTAA